A window of the Zeugodacus cucurbitae isolate PBARC_wt_2022May chromosome 4, idZeuCucr1.2, whole genome shotgun sequence genome harbors these coding sequences:
- the LOC105215087 gene encoding gustatory and odorant receptor 63a, producing the protein MFNSYNRRKKHDTVFLNVKPTFNGQGGGLRKYSTGLLDKEDNPFYDVHSSNGSRASVGTITTLNENFRANIFYNNIAPIQWFLHILGVLPITRREPGKAKFRINSIAFGYSFAFFILLSVFVAYVAKNRITIVTSLSGPFEEAVIAYLFLVNILPLILIPILWWEARKIAKLWNDWDDFEILYYQISGHSVPLNLRRKTTMIAVILPILSILSVVITHITMADFQMIQVIPYCILDNLSAMLGAWWFIICESLSETANILGERFQRALRHIGPAAMVADYRALWLRLSKLTRDTGNATCYTFTFINLYLFFIITLSVYGLMSQLSEGFGIKDIGLAITAIWNVFLLFYICDKAHYASFNVRTNFQKKLLMVELNWMNSDAQTEINMFIRATEMNPSNINCGGFFDVNRNLFKGLLTTMVTYLVVLLQFQISIPTDTGRHMNVSVADLATDMLMDSAEIELSTTSTTSTTTTTTTKMPPPARARKG; encoded by the exons atgtttaacaGTTATAATCGTCGCAAAAAGCATGATACCGTTTTCTTAAATGTCAAACCCACTTTTAACGGTCAAGGTGGCGGCCTACGGAAGTACTCAACCGGTTTGCTTGATAAGGAGGATAATCCGTTTTACGATGTGCACAGTAGCAACGGTAGTCGGGCATCGGTCGGAACTATAACCACATTGAATGAGAATTTTCGAGCT AATatcttttacaataatattgcgCCAATTCAATGGTTTCTGCATATACTCGGAGTTTTACCCATAACGCGTCGAGAGCCCGGCAAGGCAAAATTTCGCATAAATTCGATCGCTTTTGGCTATTCGTTTGCGTTCTTTATACTTTTATCG GTCTTTGTTGCTTATGTGGCTAAGAATCGTATAACAATTGTAACCTCATTGAGTGGCCCATTTGAGGAAGCCGTGATTGCCTATTTATTTCTGGTAAATATTTTACCTCTAATACTGATTCCAATATTATGGTGGGAGGCGCGCAAAATCGCTAAATTATGGAATGATTGGGACGACTTTGAG attttatattaCCAAATATCGGGTCACAGCGTGCCCTTGAATCTGCGTCGTAAAACAACGATGATTGCGGTGATTTTGccgattttatcaattttatcgGTCGTCATAACACATATAACAATGGCGGATTTTCAAATGATTCAA gtAATTCCATATTGCATCTTGGACAACCTGTCCGCCATGTTAGGCGCTTGGTGGTTTATAATATGCGAGAGTCTCAGTGAGACGGCCAATATACTAGGCGAGCGATTTCAAAGG GCTCTCCGTCACATCGGTCCCGCCGCCATGGTCGCCGATTATCGCGCTCTATGGCTACGTTTGAGCAAATTGACACGCGATACGGGCAATGCGACCTGCTACACCTTCACTTTTATCAATTTGTATCTCTTTTTCATCATTACACTCTCCGTTTATGGTCTCATGTCACAGCTCTCCGAAGGCTTTGGCATTAAGGATATCGGTTTGGCTATAACCGCGATTTGGAATGTATTTCTGCTTTTCTACATCTGTGATAAAGCACATTACGCCTCCTTCAATGTGCGCACTAATTTTCAGAAGAAGCTGCTGATGGTCGAACTGAATTGGATGAATTCCGATGCACAGACCGAGATAAATATGTTCATACGCGCGACGGAAATGAATCCATCGAATATCAATTGCGGTGGATTCTTCGATGTGAATAGGAATCTCTTCAAAGGG CTGCTCACCACGATGGTCACATATCTGGTGGTCTTGCTGCAGTTCCAAATCAGCATACCCACGGACACTGGTCGGCACATGAACGTTTCAGTGGCTGACTTAGCTACCGATATGCTGATGGATAGCGCTGAAATTGAGTTAAGTACCACCAGTACAACATCgactacaacaaccacaacgaCTAAGATGCCACCGCCGGCACGTGCTAGGAAGGGTTAG
- the Arsb_2 gene encoding arylsulfatase B, whose amino-acid sequence MHKIMCDFHQAFAIILLCFSVLTAAQSNDKPNIVIILADDLGVDDVSFRGSNQFLTPNIDALAYSGVILKNLYTSAMCTPSRATLLTGRYPIHTGMQHFVIPNFEPWGLPLNETTMAQIFKQHGYYTSLIGKWNLGMSRKAYTPTKRGFDHHFGYLGAYIDYYEQTLDSTPQNLSIGHDFRENLAVSREYIGTYVTDLFTDAATKLISTHDATKQPLFLLFAQLAPHAGDDATPLQAPPEEVAKFAYIKDEKRRTYAAMVSKLDQSVGSVIDALANKGILNNTIVVFLSDNGGPTAGLLATTASNYPLRGQKNSPWEGGIRSSGVIWSPLLENLSTVWKQQLYIGDLLPTLAAAANIQLDTQQMKLDGLNLWSALKNGSEPVEREIMHNIDDIYEYVSYGKGKWKFINGTTESAYDGWLSTRQYESDAEVDPRAINYEAFIMNTTVWQRLSEINVKTALPAAVNISKLRQDAAINCLLTNATEAKVCEPLKGPCLFDIDVDPCEQNNLYETMSDDKVVEELLQRVAHFRETAHAPNNKPLDPKCDPHLYNGEWTWWEDIQDDVDHHVDVDDNVNAGNDQDSYGGDGATNLRLRGLLLIFSFGTLFVINLFKYSCMF is encoded by the exons ATGCATAAAATTATGTGTGATTTTCACCAAGCATTCGCAATCATATTGTTATGCTTCAGTGTGTTAACGGCAGCACAAAGTAATGATAAACCCAATATAGTCATTATATTGGCTGATGATCTG GGCGTTGATGATGTGAGTTTTCGTGGCTCCAATCAATTTCTGACGCCCAACATCGATGCTTTGGCTTATAGTGGTGTTATATTGAAAAATCTCTACACATCAGCTATGTGTACGCCTTCGCGAGCAACGCTTTTAACGGGAAGATATCCAATACATACAG GTATGCAACACTTCGTCATACCGAATTTTGAACCATGGGGTCTACCGCTAAACGAGACGACAATGGCGCAGATCTTCAAACAGCATGGCTACTATACGAGCCTTATTGGGAAATGGAATCTGGGTATGTCACGTAAGGCATATACGCCCACAAAACGAGGTTTCGATCATCACTTCGGTTACTTGGGTGCCTACATAGATTACTATGAACAAACTTTGGATTCTACG CCTCAAAATCTGTCAATCGGTCACGATTTCCGTGAAAACTTGGCTGTGTCGCGCGAATATATCGGCACTTATGTCACAGATCTATTCACCGATGCGGCGACCAAACTGATAAGCACTCACGATGCCACCAAACAACCGTTGTTTTTGCTATTCGCTCAATTAGCACCACATGCTGGCGATGATGCTACACCGTTACAGGCGCCACCCGAGGAAGTTGCGAAATTTGCATACATTAAAGATGAGAAGAGGCGAACGTATGCGG CTATGGTGTCGAAACTGGATCAGAGTGTGGGTTCCGTAATAGATGCGCTCGCAAATAAGGGCATACTCAATAATACCATTGTAGTATTTTTATCCGACAACGGTGGACCAACGGCGGGGTTGTTGGCCACTACCGCCTCCAATTATCCACTACGCGGT CAAAAGAATTCGCCCTGGGAGGGTGGCATACGTTCATCTGGTGTCATTTGGTCACCACTGCTCGAAAATTTAAGCACAGTTTGGAAACAACAACTCTACATTGGTGATCTACTACCCACCTTAGCTGCGGCGGCCAACATACAACTCGACACACAGCAAATGAAACTTGACGGTTTGAACCTTTGGTCCGCACTCAAAAATGGCTCCGAGCCGGTGGAGCGTGAGATTATGCACAATATTGATGATATCTACGAGTACGTCTCATATGGTAAAGGTAAATGGAAATTTATCAATGGCACCACGGAGAGTGCCTATGATGGCTGGCTGAGTACGCGCCAATATGAGAGCGACGCTGAGGTGGATCCGCGTGCTATCAATTATGAGGCGTTCATTATGAACACCACTGTATGGCAGCGATTATCAGAGATAAATGTGAAAACAGCGCTACCGGCTGCGGTCAACATATCGAAATTGCGTCAAGATGCCGCAATTAATTGTCTGCTTACCAATGCAACAGAGGCCAAGGTTTGTGAACCGCTAAAGGGACCATGTCTCTTCGATATCGATGTGGATCCATGTGAGCAAAACAATTTATACGAGACGATGAGTGATGACAAAGTGGTTGAAGAGTTGCTTCAACGTGTTGCGCATTTTCGCGAGACTGCGCATGCGCCAAATAATAAACCGTTAGATCCGAAATGCGATCCGCACTTATACAATGGCGAATGGACGTGGTGGGAAGATATACAAGATGACGTCGACCATCACGTGGACGTAGACGATAACGTCAACGCTGGCAATGACCAAGATAGTTATGGTGGAGATGGTGCAACGAATTTACGATTGCGCGGTCTATTGTTGATCTTTTCGTTCGGCACTCTGTTTGTTATTAATCTTTTCAAATATTCCTGCATGTTTTAA
- the LOC105214502 gene encoding hsp90 co-chaperone Cdc37, protein MVDYSKWKNIEISDDEDDTHPNIDTPSLFRWRHQARVERMAEMEREKDEFKKKRQSYQARLMDVKERIQKKEGDEAQLKKELEKIEKEGKEIDRQEEDLINKEKKAPWNVDTISKPGFEKTVLNKQAVRKPDENLTEEEKESKMKKFVKENEKFCKQYGMLRKYDDSKRFLQEHLDLVCEETANYLVIWSINLEMEEKHELMAHVAHQCICMQYILELAKQLDVDPRACVSSFFSKIQNCVPEYREQFESEIEGFKARIKKRAQEKIKEALAEAEEEEKAARLGPGGLDPAEVFETLPESLQKCFESRDIELLQKTIAEMPVEEAKYHMKRCVDSGLWVPNAGDVEIGESKEDPKTEDVKSKSETGDVKSDKTVDEPIYTGVSTDDLD, encoded by the exons ATGGTAGACTACAGCAAATGGAAGAACATTGAA ATTTCAGATGATGAGGATGACACACATCCCAACATCGACACTCCTTCGTTGTTCCGTTGGCGTCATCAGGCCCGTGTCGAACGCATGGCTGAGATGGAACGTGAAAAGGACGAGTTCAAAAAGAAGAGGCAATCATACCAGGCACGTTTGATGGATGTCAAAGAACGCATACAAAAGAAGGAAGGTGACGAAGCGCAACTGAAG AAAGAGTTGGAGAAAATTGAAAAGGAGGGTAAAGAAATCGATCGTCAAGAGGAGGATTTGATTAATAAAGAGAAGAAAGCTCCTTGGAACGTAGACACAATTAGCAAACCTGGTTTTGAGAAAACTGTTTTGAATAAACAAGCTGTAAGGAAACCTGATGAAAATCTCACGGAGGAAGAGAAAGAAtctaaaatgaagaaatttgttaaagaaaatgaaaaattctgcAAGCAATATGGTATGCTCCGCAAATACGATGATTCCAAACGTTTCCTGCAGGAACATCTAGATCTTGTTTGCGAGGAGACTGCGAATTACCTAGTCATTTGGTCTATAAATTTAGAAATGGAGGAAAAACACGAACTTATGGCACATGTGGCGCATCAGTGCATTTGTATGCAATATATATTAGAGCTAGCGAAGCAATTAGATGTAGATCCACGTGCCTGTGTTAGTTCGTTCTTCTCTAAAATCCAAAATTGCGTGCCAGAATACAGAGAACAGTTCGAAAGTGAAATTGAAGGTTTCAAAGCACGTATAAAGAAACGAGCGcaagaaaaaataaaggaaGCTTTAGCCGAAGCAGAGGAGGAGGAGAAAGCAGCGCGACTTGGACCTGGTGGTCTGGATCCCGCAGAAGTCTTTGAAACACTGCCAGAA agccttcaaaaatgttttgaatCGCGCGATATTGAATTACTACAAAAAACAATAGCCGAAATGCCTGTTGAGGAAGCCAAATACCATATGAAACGTTGCGTGGACTCTGGCCTCTGGGTACCAAATGCGGGAGATGTCGAAATTGGCGAATCCAAGGAGGACCCCAAAACCGAAGATGTTAAAAGTAAGAGTGAAACTGGTGATGTTAAATCGGATAAAACGGTGGATGAGCCCATCTATACGGGCGTTAGTACAGATGATTTGGATTGA